A window of the Butyricimonas virosa genome harbors these coding sequences:
- a CDS encoding SusC/RagA family TonB-linked outer membrane protein: MKPLYIKFTITWILIFLIHSISSSLYAQNKTLKVTGTVYDESGITLPSVTITVKGQKGVGVLSDNDGKFTISVPEGATLVFSFVGMKSQEVIVNAKQIPYKVILQEDSKSLEEVVVTGYQTLKKHEVVGSTYTVKGDDVRIAGINRIDAALQGMIPGVSITIPSGLIGSAPQVRVRGTSTVIGNASPVWVIDGIIQEDPLPFAGAQLNDILSSGDLNSAMASISGSSISGLNPDDIESITFLKDASTTAIYGVKAANGVIVITTKRGSNTDGRINVNFRTDISMTPRRTYAQTDQMNSADRIALSKEIIESGVPFSKFPQHVGYEGAYLQLINKEISMNEFNQKVTQMEKQNTNWLKLLSRNAVSQNYSLSLSGGNDKLNFYGSVGFNKSLSSYKGNDQSNKTINFSVDAKLRDNLRTKFQFSASQSETDAYYTGVNPEDYALNTSRIIAPNEWYVINESKAYFQMDDGSAIQREIRYNFLNELKHTGNENKNTKFQITGNLIWNITPEIKYELTTAFTRNSSEANIWADDHSYAVSKIRGANYGELVTGENDSWLSLASVLPYGGILNYNNTNQQSYTVRNQLNYGKILDEEGNHALNIALGHEIRGNSYIGQQGTEYGYMPDRGKSVDYDYSQQANKDYILDIYPDINYRETANVPSYRERHSTKLTDQTENYLSYYATLGYTYSTKYTLSFSFRQDASNKFGQNTNNRFNPVLSAGIRWNVSEENFMRRFGWLSNLTLKASYGTQGKAPDISPNLIANFNIAPDILTGEQYLSIKNLPNKDLKWEKTRSFNGGIELSILDNRIYGSIDYYYKKTIDAITYMNIPIENGTPNMAVNNGTIINKGYDISLTVIPVNTKDFRWSINATSGFNRNEIKDNEDNITLGKITDGSVIIDGFALNSFWSFPYIGLSDKGTPNFAIIDQTPGVKTKVETGTLLDYMVYSGVKDPIFSGGLSTSFRYKQLTLSASFNFQLGHHKRLNPFMKSQSNGGRVGQLRIPDPEKNASTQLNKRWRQAGDEKYTDIPAILASDEDLSQYLPDNSLSLSSSGEIYRYQMYNLSDLRVVKADHLRCNSICLAYALPKNQLDKIKLTNLTFALTVTDPFIIKSKKLGKQDPETLSTSATNVIPVVDRQRKFSLSISLGF; this comes from the coding sequence ATGAAACCTCTATATATAAAATTTACAATCACTTGGATATTAATTTTCCTAATACACAGCATATCGAGTTCTCTATATGCACAAAATAAAACACTAAAAGTAACAGGAACTGTTTATGATGAATCAGGGATTACCTTACCTTCAGTGACCATCACAGTGAAAGGGCAAAAAGGAGTCGGGGTACTTTCTGACAACGATGGAAAATTTACAATCTCTGTACCGGAAGGTGCGACTCTCGTATTTTCATTTGTTGGCATGAAATCACAAGAAGTAATTGTAAACGCAAAACAAATTCCTTACAAAGTCATATTGCAAGAAGATTCCAAATCCTTGGAAGAAGTCGTTGTTACTGGATATCAGACCTTAAAAAAACATGAGGTTGTCGGTTCCACATACACCGTAAAAGGAGATGATGTCCGTATTGCCGGAATCAACCGGATAGATGCAGCCCTCCAAGGTATGATTCCCGGGGTCAGCATCACGATTCCTTCCGGACTTATCGGTTCTGCTCCTCAAGTCAGAGTTCGAGGGACTTCGACTGTTATTGGAAACGCATCCCCAGTTTGGGTTATTGACGGTATCATCCAAGAAGATCCCCTTCCTTTTGCTGGAGCACAATTAAATGATATTCTTAGTTCCGGAGACTTAAATAGCGCCATGGCAAGTATTTCTGGTAGCAGTATTTCCGGGCTCAATCCTGATGACATTGAAAGTATCACTTTCTTAAAAGATGCATCGACAACCGCTATCTACGGAGTTAAGGCAGCCAATGGAGTTATTGTGATCACGACCAAAAGAGGTTCTAACACGGACGGAAGAATTAACGTCAATTTCCGGACAGATATTTCCATGACTCCTAGAAGGACATATGCCCAAACAGACCAGATGAACTCCGCAGACCGAATTGCCTTATCAAAAGAAATCATCGAATCGGGAGTTCCTTTCTCTAAATTTCCCCAACACGTGGGATACGAAGGAGCTTACCTTCAGTTAATCAATAAAGAAATTTCCATGAATGAATTCAACCAGAAAGTCACTCAAATGGAAAAACAGAATACAAATTGGCTTAAACTCTTATCCCGTAACGCAGTCAGTCAAAACTATTCATTAAGTTTAAGCGGAGGGAATGACAAATTAAATTTCTACGGTTCCGTGGGATTCAATAAATCATTAAGTAGTTACAAAGGAAACGATCAAAGCAATAAAACCATAAATTTTAGCGTTGATGCCAAATTACGGGACAATCTACGGACAAAATTTCAATTTTCAGCCAGTCAATCGGAAACAGATGCTTACTATACAGGAGTAAACCCGGAAGATTACGCTTTAAATACCAGTAGAATTATTGCTCCCAATGAATGGTATGTAATTAATGAATCAAAGGCTTATTTCCAAATGGATGACGGGTCCGCTATTCAAAGAGAAATTCGCTACAACTTCTTGAATGAATTGAAACATACCGGGAACGAAAATAAGAATACCAAATTCCAAATCACGGGTAATTTGATCTGGAATATTACACCTGAAATAAAATATGAATTAACAACTGCATTTACACGGAATAGTTCTGAAGCCAATATCTGGGCAGATGATCACTCTTATGCCGTATCTAAAATCAGAGGCGCCAATTATGGTGAACTTGTTACCGGAGAAAACGATTCATGGTTAAGTTTAGCGTCTGTATTACCCTATGGTGGTATTCTAAACTACAATAATACGAATCAACAGAGTTATACGGTACGTAATCAACTCAACTATGGAAAAATACTAGATGAAGAAGGGAATCATGCTCTTAATATAGCATTAGGACACGAAATCAGAGGAAATAGTTATATCGGCCAACAAGGTACGGAATATGGATATATGCCTGATAGAGGAAAAAGTGTTGATTACGATTATAGTCAACAAGCCAATAAAGATTACATTTTGGATATTTATCCAGATATTAACTATCGTGAAACGGCAAATGTCCCATCTTATAGAGAACGTCATTCTACCAAGCTAACCGATCAAACGGAGAATTACCTCTCTTATTATGCCACATTGGGGTACACGTATTCAACGAAATACACCCTTTCATTCAGTTTTAGACAGGATGCTTCCAATAAATTCGGACAAAACACAAATAATCGTTTCAATCCCGTGTTATCTGCCGGAATCCGATGGAATGTTAGCGAGGAAAATTTCATGCGCCGATTCGGCTGGTTATCTAATCTTACCTTGAAAGCTTCCTATGGAACACAGGGTAAAGCCCCGGATATTAGCCCCAACCTGATTGCCAATTTCAATATAGCCCCGGATATATTAACTGGAGAACAATACTTATCTATTAAAAATTTACCCAACAAAGATCTGAAATGGGAAAAAACACGTAGTTTCAACGGAGGTATTGAACTTTCCATTTTGGATAACCGGATATACGGAAGTATTGATTATTATTACAAGAAAACGATAGACGCCATCACTTATATGAACATTCCGATCGAAAACGGAACTCCTAATATGGCCGTAAATAATGGAACAATTATCAATAAAGGTTATGATATATCTTTAACCGTTATCCCGGTAAACACAAAAGATTTCAGATGGAGTATTAACGCAACTTCCGGATTCAATCGTAACGAAATCAAAGATAACGAAGACAACATCACGCTGGGAAAAATCACAGACGGGAGTGTTATTATTGACGGTTTCGCCTTAAATAGCTTCTGGTCTTTCCCATACATTGGCCTATCAGACAAAGGAACACCCAATTTTGCTATTATAGACCAAACTCCCGGGGTTAAAACAAAAGTAGAAACCGGAACCCTACTTGACTACATGGTGTATAGTGGTGTAAAAGATCCTATTTTTAGTGGAGGACTATCAACCTCGTTCCGGTACAAACAATTAACTCTCTCCGCTTCTTTCAATTTCCAATTAGGCCATCACAAGCGCTTAAATCCCTTTATGAAAAGCCAGTCAAACGGTGGTCGTGTCGGGCAATTACGTATACCCGATCCCGAAAAGAATGCAAGTACTCAACTAAATAAACGTTGGCGTCAAGCTGGAGATGAAAAATACACGGATATACCCGCTATTTTAGCTAGTGATGAAGATCTCAGCCAATATTTACCTGACAATTCATTGTCGTTAAGTAGTTCAGGAGAAATATACCGTTATCAAATGTACAATTTATCAGACCTACGAGTAGTAAAGGCCGACCATTTGAGATGTAATAGCATTTGCTTGGCATACGCTCTACCTAAAAATCAATTAGATAAGATAAAGCTTACAAATCTGACATTTGCATTGACGGTAACAGACCCTTTCATTATTAAAAGTAAAAAACTTGGTAAACAAGATCCGGAAACACTCAGCACAAGTGCTACCAATGTTATTCCGGTAGTCGATCGTCAACGTAAGTTTTCATTAAGTATAAGCCTTGGTTTTTAA
- the glmM gene encoding phosphoglucosamine mutase codes for MTLIKSISGIRGTVGGRPGDNLTPLDIVKFVSAYATWLKTGAGKTRAKIVLGRDARISGEMYAKLVEATLSGLGHDVVNIGLATTPTTEIAVTAEQADGGIILTASHNPKQWNALKLLNNRGEFLSAEDGAQVLQMAEQESFEYAEVDELGSIIHKDYTDYHIQHVLDLKLVNREAIAKANLKVVVDAVNSVGGTVIPALLKALGVKEVVELNCEPTGRFAHNPEPIPENLIQISEKIKECGADLGIVVDPDVDRLALVCENGEMFVEEYTLVAVADYVLKHTPGNTVSNLSSSRALRDVTLAHGQQYNAAAVGEVNVVTKMKETNTVIGGEGNGGVIYPESHYGRDALVGVGLFLSHFVAEGKSMTALKATYPQYFISKNKLTLSPDMDVDKILEGLKKKYASEEITDIDGVKIDFKDGWVHLRKSNTEPIIRIYSESKDEAAANQLAEEVIKVAQSLY; via the coding sequence ATGACATTAATAAAATCTATATCCGGTATCCGGGGAACTGTTGGTGGACGTCCGGGTGATAACCTAACCCCTTTGGATATTGTTAAGTTTGTTTCGGCTTACGCTACTTGGTTGAAGACCGGGGCTGGGAAAACGAGAGCTAAAATCGTGTTGGGACGAGATGCTCGTATTTCCGGGGAGATGTATGCTAAATTAGTAGAGGCTACTCTGTCTGGTTTGGGACATGACGTGGTGAATATTGGTTTGGCAACGACTCCAACAACGGAGATCGCTGTTACTGCAGAACAGGCAGATGGAGGAATTATTCTCACGGCAAGTCACAATCCGAAACAATGGAATGCTTTGAAATTATTAAATAACCGGGGAGAATTCCTTTCGGCCGAGGATGGGGCTCAAGTACTTCAGATGGCTGAACAGGAATCGTTTGAATATGCAGAAGTGGATGAATTGGGTTCTATTATCCATAAAGATTACACGGATTACCATATTCAACACGTGTTGGATTTGAAATTGGTGAACCGGGAGGCAATTGCCAAAGCCAACTTGAAAGTCGTCGTGGATGCGGTAAACTCTGTGGGAGGAACCGTGATTCCCGCTTTATTGAAAGCTTTGGGAGTGAAAGAGGTGGTCGAGTTGAATTGCGAACCCACGGGACGTTTTGCCCATAATCCGGAACCCATTCCGGAGAACTTAATCCAGATTTCAGAGAAAATAAAGGAGTGTGGGGCTGATTTAGGTATCGTGGTTGATCCGGATGTTGATCGTTTGGCATTAGTCTGCGAGAACGGGGAGATGTTCGTGGAAGAATACACGTTGGTGGCTGTTGCTGACTATGTGTTGAAACATACTCCGGGAAATACGGTTTCTAACCTTTCTTCTTCTCGTGCTTTACGGGATGTAACGTTAGCTCACGGGCAACAATATAACGCTGCGGCTGTGGGAGAGGTGAACGTGGTGACTAAGATGAAAGAGACGAATACGGTAATTGGTGGTGAAGGAAACGGTGGTGTCATCTATCCGGAAAGCCATTACGGGCGTGATGCTTTAGTAGGAGTAGGCTTATTCCTTTCTCATTTTGTGGCGGAAGGAAAGAGCATGACGGCTTTAAAAGCAACTTACCCGCAATATTTTATTTCGAAAAACAAGCTAACACTTTCTCCTGATATGGATGTCGACAAGATATTGGAGGGCTTGAAAAAGAAATATGCTTCAGAAGAGATTACCGATATTGATGGAGTGAAAATTGACTTCAAAGATGGCTGGGTACATCTACGTAAATCCAATACAGAACCGATTATACGAATTTATTCCGAGTCGAAAGATGAAGCAGCAGCTAATCAATTGGCAGAAGAAGTTATAAAGGTGGCACAAAGCCTGTATTAA
- a CDS encoding FecR family protein, translating to MKEVEDKIKKARGIAQQIEQALSNGDWEQVAPDSPRLHEEVGIPVRLHENIKRHDSFDTEKALNKFIAATRPKRQLSIFYKYAAAVACLVMLGIGYYFYPTTEATISPSHLPAQSAYLVLNDGKQIKLNQQMQMDYNGLRIINTNEGKVSFQHDKEVPSASSNKLVVPEGTEYSLQLSDGTNVHLNAGSTLIFPSIFGKDARVVELSGEGYFDVTHSNIPFIVKNKSMDVRVLGTTFNMTAYPEDLMVTTTLLTGKVAVTCHSQTDSTTQTTILTPGLQARFQPHEGVLQVDSVDVEEQTAWRRGEFAFEDVKLGNIMTIIGRSFALNVTFDTPELQDIKCFISIQRDKGYEEILKIIHIATGVNFKKEGNNIRVYK from the coding sequence ATGAAAGAAGTCGAAGATAAAATAAAAAAAGCCCGAGGTATTGCCCAACAAATAGAACAGGCATTATCGAATGGTGACTGGGAACAAGTAGCTCCCGATTCTCCCCGGCTCCACGAAGAAGTGGGAATACCCGTACGGCTGCATGAAAATATAAAACGACATGATAGTTTTGATACGGAAAAAGCATTGAACAAATTCATCGCTGCCACCCGTCCAAAACGACAATTGTCTATATTCTACAAATACGCAGCTGCCGTAGCTTGTCTTGTAATGCTAGGTATCGGGTATTACTTTTACCCAACCACCGAGGCTACAATTTCACCATCCCATTTGCCGGCACAAAGTGCCTACCTCGTATTGAATGACGGTAAACAAATCAAATTAAACCAGCAAATGCAAATGGATTATAACGGATTACGAATCATCAACACGAATGAAGGAAAAGTTTCTTTCCAGCACGACAAGGAAGTACCCTCTGCCTCTTCAAACAAACTAGTCGTTCCGGAAGGTACCGAATATTCACTCCAACTAAGCGACGGGACAAACGTACATCTTAACGCAGGTAGCACGCTTATTTTCCCGTCCATATTCGGGAAAGACGCCCGTGTCGTTGAACTTTCCGGGGAGGGGTATTTCGACGTAACACATTCTAATATCCCCTTTATCGTGAAAAATAAGTCAATGGATGTTAGGGTACTTGGCACCACATTCAACATGACTGCTTACCCCGAAGATCTGATGGTGACCACCACCCTGTTGACCGGAAAAGTTGCCGTTACCTGTCATTCACAAACGGACTCCACAACACAAACCACCATACTAACTCCCGGATTGCAAGCCCGTTTCCAACCGCATGAAGGCGTGTTGCAAGTGGACTCCGTTGACGTGGAAGAACAAACGGCTTGGCGTAGAGGTGAATTTGCATTCGAGGATGTCAAACTTGGTAATATCATGACAATCATCGGGAGAAGTTTCGCCTTAAACGTCACATTTGACACCCCGGAACTACAAGATATAAAATGTTTTATCTCAATTCAAAGAGACAAAGGATATGAAGAAATATTGAAAATTATTCACATTGCCACGGGTGTTAACTTCAAAAAGGAGGGTAACAATATCCGAGTATATAAATAA
- a CDS encoding SusC/RagA family TonB-linked outer membrane protein, whose amino-acid sequence MNNATLEEVLKKIKKKTKYDMMYQMKDVKEIDNRQSIHFDETELQEVLAFCLQGLPLDFYIYNQTIIITKKNTIPIPTMRTIKGVIQDENGITLPSATILVKGSNRGTISDKNGQFSIRIPEGENTILITSYVGKKTCHTTVTQEDSYTITLPTDVSEVEDVIVNGYQIIAKNEMTGATSTVNAQDIRTPGATSLEAAFQGALNGLDIMIPSGNIGATGRMKVRGTSTIIGNPEPLIVVDGIIRENIWPFDRNTLYDLLNENDLSNSARSSIMGNNLSGINVDDIASITLLKDVSATAIYGIRASNGVLVITTKQDRPHQPSVRFRSDITFSPVPSYRNAKVMNSAQRVKLSQEMIEAGIPLPRFPEEIGYEAAYSKMINKEISYAEFNEEITRLEKTNTNWFKALGRTAISQNYHVSFNSGKDGMAYYSSFGYRKENSAYVGNNRETFTGMLNFNYNSSPKFKIVVNLSGYHITTSGYYTGINPEQYALTTSRTITSDQFYTKGKATTLSYRKNGTYKSIRNRVHFNMLHELQHTGNDNKTSEVNLNAQLTWNLLPYLNITFTPAYSQGTNDSQLWADAQSWNVAQLRGSDYNATLPEEVQRLMEYISPLPTGGILDYTRNTRRSLTVKGQINFRKTWGEEIFHSVTATLGIETRKNKYDGKQGVEWGYVKGERNSLLHDYRSPADKFQQMQEQFPGITLVESSDRPYSKHDMTLVDRIENTFSEYGTIGYTYDGRYTICINVRNDASNRFGKHTNNRFYPVWSTGIRWDIHQEKWFPNKSWLNATILRISHGKQGNVVANVSPQALVSHVPSDPITNENYLQLEQLPNPDLKWEKTLSWNIGLDLSLLENNLEISFDYYKKETSDIVVEKEIPIENGFRKMYINSGAINSEGYELQIKFTPFSTRNWSWNINFTAAYMKDILKRSYTDEPSIEHFTNGNAALDGFSVSGFWSIPFIGLSPKNGAPLFAIMDQIGGEMQKVSGSLLDYLVYNGDSEPRISGGISTTIRYKRFSLNTMFNYQLGHYKRLNPFITSSNNGMLSIPNADVNASTELLSRWQQPGDERRTNIPALSVQDEDVSQYLPDNSLSQGNYNAVYRYSLYNQSTERTVSANHLRCNRISLNYQTKIPRVAEINLGITVTNPFIIKDHRLGDQDPEVMTMNADSYTPTMKRQKNYSISAEFIF is encoded by the coding sequence ATGAACAACGCCACGCTGGAAGAGGTGTTGAAAAAGATTAAGAAAAAGACAAAATACGATATGATGTATCAGATGAAAGATGTAAAAGAAATCGATAACCGCCAATCCATTCATTTTGACGAAACGGAGTTACAGGAAGTCTTGGCCTTCTGCCTACAAGGACTTCCCCTGGATTTCTACATCTATAATCAAACCATCATTATCACGAAAAAGAACACGATCCCAATCCCCACGATGCGCACGATAAAAGGAGTCATCCAGGATGAAAACGGGATCACGCTTCCTTCAGCCACGATTCTGGTGAAAGGAAGTAACCGGGGTACCATTTCCGATAAAAACGGACAATTTTCTATCCGGATTCCGGAAGGGGAAAACACGATACTCATCACGAGTTACGTGGGGAAAAAGACCTGCCACACCACTGTCACGCAAGAAGATTCATACACGATTACCTTACCGACAGATGTTTCGGAAGTAGAAGATGTAATCGTAAACGGTTACCAGATTATCGCCAAGAACGAAATGACCGGGGCCACCTCCACGGTCAACGCCCAAGATATACGTACACCCGGAGCTACCTCCCTCGAAGCCGCATTCCAAGGAGCTTTGAACGGGTTGGACATCATGATTCCTTCCGGGAATATCGGTGCCACGGGACGCATGAAAGTGAGAGGAACTTCAACGATTATCGGCAACCCGGAACCATTGATCGTGGTGGACGGCATCATCCGGGAAAATATTTGGCCTTTTGATCGGAATACGCTTTACGACCTGTTAAACGAAAACGATCTAAGTAACTCGGCCCGTTCCAGTATTATGGGTAACAACTTGTCGGGAATCAACGTGGACGACATCGCCAGTATCACGTTGTTAAAGGATGTTTCCGCCACGGCCATCTACGGGATTCGAGCCTCCAACGGGGTACTCGTCATCACGACCAAACAAGACCGTCCCCATCAACCAAGCGTGAGATTCCGAAGTGACATCACGTTTAGTCCGGTTCCTTCCTACCGTAATGCCAAGGTGATGAATTCAGCACAACGGGTTAAATTATCACAAGAAATGATCGAGGCTGGCATACCTTTGCCCCGTTTCCCGGAAGAAATTGGCTACGAGGCAGCCTATTCGAAAATGATTAATAAAGAAATTTCCTACGCAGAATTTAACGAGGAAATCACCCGACTGGAGAAAACAAACACCAACTGGTTCAAAGCACTAGGTAGAACCGCCATCAGCCAGAATTACCATGTCAGTTTCAATTCGGGAAAGGACGGGATGGCTTACTACTCTTCTTTCGGGTATCGGAAGGAAAACAGCGCATACGTCGGAAATAACCGGGAAACGTTCACCGGAATGTTGAATTTCAATTACAATTCATCCCCTAAATTCAAAATCGTCGTGAACCTCTCCGGGTACCACATCACGACCTCCGGTTATTACACGGGAATTAACCCGGAACAATATGCCCTAACAACTAGCCGCACGATCACCAGCGACCAGTTTTACACGAAGGGTAAAGCAACGACATTATCGTACCGGAAAAACGGAACGTATAAATCTATTAGAAATCGTGTCCACTTTAATATGCTGCACGAGTTACAGCACACGGGAAATGACAACAAAACATCGGAGGTCAATTTAAATGCACAATTAACTTGGAATCTCCTGCCTTACTTAAATATAACATTTACTCCCGCATACTCACAAGGGACAAACGACAGTCAGCTATGGGCTGATGCACAATCATGGAACGTTGCCCAACTCCGGGGAAGTGACTATAACGCCACTCTTCCCGAAGAAGTGCAGAGGCTCATGGAATACATCAGTCCGCTCCCGACAGGCGGTATCCTTGACTACACACGAAATACCCGCCGTTCTCTTACGGTGAAGGGACAGATCAACTTCCGGAAAACATGGGGAGAAGAAATCTTCCATTCTGTAACCGCAACACTCGGTATCGAAACCCGCAAAAATAAATACGATGGGAAACAAGGAGTAGAATGGGGATATGTAAAAGGAGAAAGAAACTCGTTATTACACGATTATCGTTCTCCCGCAGATAAATTTCAACAGATGCAGGAACAATTTCCCGGAATTACACTTGTTGAATCATCTGATAGACCCTATAGCAAGCATGATATGACGCTGGTAGACCGGATTGAGAACACTTTTTCGGAGTATGGCACCATCGGCTACACGTATGACGGTCGGTACACGATCTGTATTAATGTCCGAAACGATGCCTCCAATCGCTTCGGAAAACACACGAATAATCGTTTTTATCCGGTTTGGTCCACCGGAATTCGCTGGGATATTCACCAAGAAAAATGGTTCCCTAACAAATCTTGGCTCAACGCAACGATCCTACGTATTTCTCACGGGAAACAAGGTAACGTGGTTGCTAATGTATCCCCGCAAGCTCTCGTCAGTCATGTACCAAGCGATCCGATCACGAATGAGAATTATCTACAATTGGAACAACTCCCCAATCCTGATCTAAAATGGGAGAAAACATTATCATGGAATATTGGACTAGATCTTTCTTTACTCGAAAATAACCTGGAAATATCATTCGATTACTACAAAAAGGAAACTTCAGATATCGTGGTTGAAAAAGAGATTCCAATTGAAAATGGTTTCCGAAAAATGTACATTAACAGTGGTGCCATTAATAGCGAGGGATACGAATTACAAATTAAATTCACTCCCTTTTCCACCCGTAACTGGAGTTGGAATATCAATTTCACGGCAGCTTACATGAAAGATATTTTGAAAAGAAGTTACACGGATGAACCTTCCATTGAACATTTCACAAATGGAAACGCCGCATTAGATGGTTTCTCCGTATCCGGTTTCTGGTCTATTCCTTTTATCGGATTATCTCCCAAAAACGGGGCCCCGTTATTCGCCATTATGGACCAAATCGGGGGTGAAATGCAAAAGGTATCCGGTTCATTGCTTGATTATTTGGTATACAACGGAGATAGTGAACCTCGTATTTCTGGAGGGATCAGTACAACAATAAGATACAAACGATTCTCGCTAAACACTATGTTTAATTACCAATTAGGCCATTATAAACGACTTAATCCATTTATAACAAGTTCTAACAATGGAATGTTATCTATCCCGAATGCAGACGTAAATGCATCCACGGAACTATTATCCCGCTGGCAACAACCAGGAGACGAAAGACGCACAAATATCCCCGCCCTGTCTGTCCAAGATGAAGACGTATCTCAATATTTACCGGACAACTCTTTGAGCCAGGGGAACTACAATGCCGTGTATCGTTATTCATTATACAACCAAAGTACGGAACGAACCGTGTCGGCCAATCATTTGCGATGCAACCGAATTTCATTAAATTATCAAACGAAAATTCCTCGTGTTGCAGAAATAAACTTAGGCATAACAGTCACCAATCCATTCATTATTAAAGATCACCGTTTAGGAGATCAAGACCCAGAAGTCATGACCATGAATGCAGATTCGTATACCCCAACGATGAAACGCCAAAAGAACTATTCAATCAGTGCGGAATTTATTTTTTAA
- a CDS encoding RagB/SusD family nutrient uptake outer membrane protein, whose translation MKNIIKKSIIILSIIGLCSCNDFLKETSQDEVIPSTIEDLDQLLAYEGYPRYETQLMPFLDLLDDDVTQYITNNSQKTIVTKYSPLYLWGGRTATTNETMFEDYMNLTNPTDNSPIIEVDSYEKFYKMIAGCNVVIDMIGDVDGEEKTKKRVEGEARILRSFYYFNLVNIYAYPYNAPNAPEGKSAGVPLKLNSTIDQTSIPRSTVAEVYNTIISDVEKGINLLTEVNATGSKFRIGISTAHLLASRYYLFMENWEKVVEHATAVFSAPGNSYSLFDMTNVNYPNAINTGGFPHPFTLNNPEILFFYASEEEHEVVTSDYYAKCFMASDQLRNCYSNEDQRWNGYLCPYGEAGDEKKSSKFARELKFGACLRLSEAYLNRAEAYANLAKIGGNEYFGKALSDLNTIREKRIKNYASQAWTNSTFNNNADNLIENCREERRREFCFEGMRWFDLRRYGMQSFSHRLDESTNPGDEHSVEIGTATPKWMLPIMQHHKESNPALN comes from the coding sequence ATGAAAAATATCATAAAAAAAAGTATCATAATTCTATCAATTATCGGGTTGTGTTCTTGCAATGATTTTCTGAAAGAAACATCCCAAGACGAAGTAATTCCGTCAACGATTGAAGATCTAGACCAATTACTAGCTTATGAAGGCTATCCCCGTTATGAAACCCAACTAATGCCTTTTCTAGATTTGCTTGACGATGATGTAACCCAGTACATTACCAACAATAGTCAAAAAACAATCGTAACGAAGTACAGTCCCCTGTATTTATGGGGAGGTCGCACCGCAACAACTAACGAAACCATGTTCGAAGACTACATGAACTTGACAAATCCTACAGATAATAGCCCTATTATCGAGGTTGACTCATACGAAAAATTCTACAAAATGATTGCAGGATGTAATGTAGTCATAGATATGATAGGAGATGTTGACGGGGAAGAAAAAACGAAAAAACGAGTTGAGGGGGAAGCCCGCATTTTACGGTCGTTCTACTACTTTAATCTGGTCAACATTTATGCCTATCCTTATAATGCACCTAATGCACCCGAAGGAAAATCAGCAGGAGTTCCATTAAAGTTAAACAGCACGATTGACCAAACTTCCATACCACGCAGCACGGTTGCCGAAGTTTACAATACGATTATTTCAGATGTAGAGAAAGGAATCAATCTATTAACCGAAGTCAATGCAACAGGTTCCAAATTCCGTATTGGAATCAGTACGGCTCATTTATTGGCTAGCCGTTACTATCTTTTCATGGAAAACTGGGAAAAAGTCGTAGAGCATGCAACAGCCGTATTCTCAGCTCCCGGTAACTCCTATTCACTATTCGACATGACTAATGTTAATTATCCTAACGCAATTAACACGGGAGGATTCCCACATCCTTTCACTTTAAATAATCCGGAAATACTATTCTTCTATGCAAGTGAGGAAGAGCATGAAGTTGTTACATCGGATTATTACGCTAAATGCTTTATGGCATCCGATCAATTGCGCAATTGTTATTCCAATGAGGATCAACGCTGGAATGGATATTTATGTCCTTACGGTGAGGCAGGAGACGAGAAGAAATCATCTAAATTCGCTAGAGAATTAAAATTCGGAGCTTGCCTACGTCTAAGTGAAGCTTATTTAAACAGGGCTGAAGCTTATGCAAATTTGGCTAAAATAGGTGGAAACGAATACTTTGGGAAAGCATTATCCGATTTAAACACGATAAGAGAAAAACGTATAAAAAACTACGCATCCCAAGCGTGGACAAACTCAACTTTTAACAACAATGCAGATAATCTAATCGAAAACTGTAGAGAAGAACGTCGTAGAGAATTTTGTTTCGAAGGAATGCGTTGGTTTGACCTCCGACGTTACGGGATGCAATCTTTCTCGCATAGACTTGATGAGTCTACGAATCCCGGTGATGAACATTCCGTTGAAATTGGAACAGCAACACCTAAATGGATGTTACCCATTATGCAACACCATAAAGAGAGTAATCCTGCATTAAACTAA